The nucleotide window aaaccacCTTTATACATGATTTTAAAGCCATAAATATCACAGCACTAACTTAACACATGACCCTAAAAGGGTatcacagcttctctgaagaggaaaaaaattaccttgagcaataaaagaaaaaaagaaccaatATGAGAATAAAGCAAGAGATCATGAAATGAAAACCTTCTACTCTTGCAGCTTATAAAGTGAACTGTAAAAATGCTACTTTCCTACTCAAAAATCCCACTCAGTTTCCCTGAGTGAATAAAAGTTTACAACCTTCCACTTGGGAAAAACCTACAAGGGGAGTAAACTTAGAAGAAGAAACTCATGAAAAAATATCCACCCAATCCTGCAGTGGGATATGCAGTGAGCTCAGGTGCACATCTCACCACAGAACCCGGTTTGAATTCCAGCAAAGGGCAGAAATCAGCCCTCTGATTTCACAGAATAAACCATTATTAGTATAAAGTCTGGGTTCTCTTTTGCTTCTCCACCACTGCAGCAACCAAACTTTTTGAAAGGAAAGTAATAAACCACTTGCAGATATTTATAAGTGTAGTATTAAAAGAGCATCTATTTCCAGGAGAACCAGCATCCTTCTGTGAGATTCCACAAGATTATTAACACAACAGTACAGTTATGAAAAATTTCAGGACACTCTGTTTCTGATCCCCTCTTTCTCCAGGACAAATTTTTCCAAACTTTGTGTTAAACTAGAAACAATCTCTCAAAAGGCACTGCTGACACCTGCATTTAgatgtagaattttttttctgcatatcCTACACATAATTTGTTAATAAATCTTGCATAAATAATCACAACTAAGTTAATGGTTTGTCATTATGAGACATGCACAGTATTGATCAAGAATGGAGTTTAAGGTAATTATCAAACACTAAACCatctaatttatttaaaatattttagctttCTGTACATGAAAAAAGATGGCAACAACTCTGGAATGAGAAGTGCATTTTTACATCTCAAAGTATCTGTAATTTAAGaatgtaattttgaaatgtttttaagatACTATCAATAATCAATTATTTGTACTTCACATACCTGTATATCTGAAGAAAGAGCTGATGCAACTGAGAACAGGAATCAGAGAGGCAGGCACGAAATTCCTGTAAAAGCCATCCATTTTGAGtgatacttttaaaataaaatccattatTACATGAATTACTGCACATCTCCTACCAACTCCTCAGTGCCACTGCATGAAACAACCCGTTCCAgtttatttttctgggaaatCCCAGCAGTAACCCTGCACAGGCTTGTGAAGTATTTACAGGTGGAAGAACAAAAGCAGGTTATGCATGGATGTTAATTATACTGCCCATATGGGACAGCTGTAAATCATAAAGATATTACACAGTACAAAATTATTCCATTTGCAGACCAGAGGCTTAAATTTAACACTAACATAGCATTGAAGTATTAAAACCTACCCTGGTGTAGTGTACAAGGGAGTTAGCAAAGAACCTGCACAGTTTCACTGTCTTCTGGAACAGCCTGAAGTCAGTGCCCTCCTGTCCAAAAGAAGCAGTTCTAAAAGTTAATAGAGAGTAAAACAGTAAAATAGGAAGTTAGATTGCTAACAGTGTTCAAAAGCTATTTCACATTTGATTCTCCACTGACTCTAAAGCTAAGGGtggaaaactttaaaaatattttcagtatgtATGCTTCAGTACTTACAGAGAAATATTAAGGATTTGCCCAACCTTGGGATTTTGTCagtttaggaaataaaaaaaaaattctcacatAGTATGGTGAAAACTTAGTGCCTCACTAAAACATCCTCAATCTACACAAAGCTGTGGGCCTCCTTTTCATGTGGTTTCAAAGCTATTCTGTCATGAATAAAGAAAactccaaaaaacccaaaccaaatgGCTCCAAGCAATAATACAGCACAAAGAATTTCTCCTCCTCAAGttcactggcagctctgagAGCTTTTTAACTCACCTGTATTTCTGACAACTTCATTTGCTCAGCCAGCTGCAAACAGGAGTCAAAAGAAAGAGCAATGTCCTTGCACAGGCCACTGAGGATGTCACTGTGCTTTAggtggcactgcagcagggagtgATGCTTCAGGCTTTGCCTGAAAGACAGGAATATAACCAGGTATTTAATTGTCAGCAGTGATCATGCAATGAGCTCTTACAAATCCAAATAACTAATTCTTCTATTTAGCCTTTTATACAGCAGTGATTGGTGCAATATCCATGAACACTGAAAGCAGAAACTCAGAGAGAACAACCCTCTCCATGGCCATGACTGAAacccagggcagaggcaggatgGAAGTATGAAACAGCCAACTCAAGGCAAAAACATCTACAGAACTGCAGGTCAGACCTCTTAATGCTCCTCACTCAGACAACAGTGTTgtaaattttcttctgcattttttgcAGTACAGAAAGTCAAGTTTCTATTACTTTTCATACCAATTCCTATCAACTTTCACTGGCAGTGCTTTAATATTACCTCCTAGCTCAATTTCCTTACTAAATAGCTACACTGAATTCTCTCATTTAAATGATATTAGAAACTCTGAGCAGAAAGCAATTGAGacattaattatttaaaactaCACCACAATAAAACCCAGAGTTTAGCTACATACTTGATTATGAACTTCCATGTATTGGCATGAAGAGCATGGTCCATATTGGAAATGACAGAGCAGATCTCCAGCACAGTGTGGATTACTAAGgaaataacagcagcagcaacagagtTAAATCAGATTTACGAGTTCACAGCAATCCCAAGAGAATACCAGCACACAGACATGAATTAGGAAAATGGCTCAGTGTTTAGGTGCTGCCCCTGTCCTACAAACCTACAGAACATTGCCACAGAGGAGGcttcaggagaaaaatggaaatatttcgGGTTCAAAAAGCTGCTTTCTGAAAAGTTGGTCAGGACAGCAGGAACTGAGCACACTAAGAAAcctgttttaaaatttcaaacatactctccaaggaaaaaaagaatgagcAAGACTAAAAAAGTAACAAATCCAGGTATACCTGACACCATATATGTGATGTCATCTTCAGTGGAAGCAGAGCCAATGGAAATCAGATCAACCAGTTCCATCAGCTGTTTCTGAAGGGAGTAAGTCTCCTTGAACACTGATTGTAGGAGGTCAGAAATTAAATGCAGGTGCCCATAGTACACTGATTCACTGTCCTGAAATAGGAAGAAGAGATTTGTAAAACAGCTCAGGATTTACAGCCTGATTTTTCACATGCAGAAAACACCAAGAGCTTTGGCATacatttctctggaaaaaaagaacaaggcACAGATGTACCTACTTTAACTTAATACACAACCCCTGAGCACTCAATATAAAACGTGTTCACCTGCAGCTCGTGGGAAACTAACAAGGTCTGGCTGGCTCTTGTGAGTTTAGGGGGCTCTGGATCAGACCTCCATGTATGAACCTGAGATCATATTTCTCAATCAAACAGGACAACGTCAACAGCAAAGGAAGTGGCATGCCAAAGACTTCCCAATGCTTTCATATTAGAATTACTAGATAAAGACAGGGCACCTGAGTTTGAGTCCTGACATGGAAAACTGATGTAAATGTTCCcataagaaagaaatattaaaagtgAAGATGAAAGGCAACCAAAAGTTAGTGTGTCCTTatgataattttgttttattttcactgcttAGAGGGAATTACTGTTGCATCTGAAAATCCAGACCAGTCCATATCTGAAATGAATACACACTGCCCACTGTAACCAACATAAACCAGCTAATGTCAACTTTCAATCCACTCTGGAACTTGCCATTTGTAGCTCTGTAACTACTGTAGCCATCAGGACTGCACAGATCCCTCAGAGCATTCTGCTCCTGAGCAGAATGCTCAGTTAACACTGATGCAAAGGAGGGAAATAGCCCAGTCTGAGTCTCTCACCAGCAGGTCAGATttgctgggcaggcaggtgaaAAATCATTTTTGTATCTGTGTACTGAGTTCAGTCTGAAAACGActtaaaaactaaaattaaaagaataataCTTTAATGTGgtattcacattctctgaacagagagagacataattctctctcccaggatttttacTGGGAGAGGCAGTGATAacctcagaaagaaaacaattcttgtctctattcactgctcctgttgtttggcacatatggaatgtgttatggagattgtttacccaaagtgatttGTTCATTGGACACCAGTGAAGGTTGTTTTAATTCCTTGTCCAGctgggtcaaagctgtgtcctggctgcctgcagacagtcacagttttttctttagtatctcTTTTAATAgagtattctttagtatagtatctTTTTAATGTGTAATTTAACATAGTATTcgtataatatagtatagctTAATAAAACAATTGTTCAACCTTCTGAATCACAGAGTCAGAGCACATTACTCCCTGCACTGGGGTCACCTTACAACTATACTTCAACAACagtataatttcaaaataagatCTTCTTCTGAAGTGTTTCCCTGTTGCATTGCACTCAATAGTTATTTAGTTGGTTGCACTGGGTGTTTGGTAATTTGCACTGTTCAGATGATTTGTGTCCTACCACCACATGGTCTTGGTCTTCCCTCCCTGACCCCCCAAGTGTCAGTGGTCTCTCCCTGGTTTACTCCTCCCGTTGCCCCTCCTCACTTGTATCCCATCGGCTGTAGTCCCTCTCCTCCAGCCACCTTTCCCAGCCCTTAAAACCCCCCAGAGGCAGCTGGCCTGGCCTCTTTTTTCCATGTGGGTCCTTTCCATCTGGTGGTTCTCCTAGGAATAAACTGAGGACATTTGTCCCCACATGGAGAAGAGCACTTCTGGTGCCTTTGTCCATGTAAGATGGTGTGGGCTGGGGTCCATAGCTAGCCGGATTGGACCCGAACAGCCCACCCAGACACGGATTCTTACACTTCCCAAAAgccaaagagcagcaggatttctgtgcccccagcagagccctACCTTGCAGTGTGTGAAGGTGCTCTTCACCACGCAGAGCACGGAGGAAGGCAGGGAGCGgatgctgtgcagggacagctcctgccccGAGCACACGTAGCGCACGCAGCCTGTCAGcgtctccagcagctgcaccaccGTCTGAGATTAAGACTGAACAACATCAATCACTCCTGCAATACCTCCAAAAGAATCTTTTCTTAGCTGAAATACACCTGGATTCTCACAGCATTTAAAGTTCACTGCTAGTTGCATAAATAAGCAGTTTGTTAAAGATGAATGAAGCTCCAGAGCTTTTCTCTGATACCGTACCCTCTATGAAAACTCCTTGACTATTGCTCTCAATTtacaaaaatgttaaaattcaGAACAAAGTGACATATGTACAAACAGGTGTCAGGTTCACTCTTTAAATATGGGGAGTCACATTCCCTCTGCAGGAAGGATTGGAGTAGAATTTgagatgattttttaaaattattattagcATCACACGCTACATGTAATCAAATCATTCACAAAATGTTAACTAAACTACAAAGGAagattaaattacattttaaccACCAGTAGCTGGCAAAAAACATTCTAAAAGCCTTTCAGTAGTTTAGGTAAAAGCAAAGAGTGATGTAAACATTATTTTATGAGATGGGACTTGCCTGTAGCAGACTCCTTACAGTACTGCATAACTCTGTACTCTGGCTGGTCAGTTCTTTGGCCTTGCTGGATAATTCACACATCAGATTATCAAAGAACTGTAGAGTCTGGCAGAACACAACAAAATTGAAACATTTTACTTACAAAGGTGaacataataataaataataagatTAAAGAAATAACACCATTCAATATACCTGCTTGCTGCCTTGGCATAGAGGCACAGAGAGAACTTACAGCAGAAAACACTTTGCAGCATTTCAGTCATAAAGCATGATATAACAAGAAGCAAAAactatttatacatatatatattatagaCAGAAGATATTATAGCCATTATTTTTTCTAAGATCTGTTGCTAAAACAAGTTTTGCAGCTAATTTGCTTGAAATATATACCTCATTCTACCAAAccacataattttaaaaaatgttttcattttttctcagaaaaaagaTTTGTTTGTTTAGAATGATTAACATTttgaatacattaaaaaaaatctgtgacatACAGACAACATCTATTTCTACTTTAGTTGAGGTTTTTGGATGAATGTTACTTTTGAGACTGCAAAGACACTCAAAGACTTTTGAGGCACATGCAGGATAAACAGTGGTACAGTCATCCCTTCTCAGGATGTGCCTATTATGAGACAATTTTCTTGTAGTCTCCAAAAACTTGTTACTTGAGATAAaataagagaaaggaaaatcaagTGGCCATTTTTACTGGCTTTTAAAAACGGACAAGCTGAGTCTTGAAACTTAAATCAGTAATTTGGCacctctgtatttcatttaaaatgcaagCACTGATTTTATTACACCTATGGCACAAATTTCTCCATCATttattcaaaaaagaaaaggtgaggTGTGTGAGGTCAGTATGGTCTAAAAGATTATTCACTACATTCATTCACAAATTTCACAACATTCATTTGTGATATGGGAGTGTTGATGTCTTCAGGTTACTTGTCCTGAGAAGCTCCCTCACTTAAAAATTCTCCACCTTGGTCCTTTTATAAAAAGCCCAGTCttctcagaaagaaataaaacccaagtCTATTGCTGAATATAGAAAGCAGAACACTGTACATTTGATTCTCTCCCTACTGTAGAGAATGAGAACAATCACAGAAACAATTCAACACAACACTGTGAAAACTCTTAACAGGTAAATTTCAATTTTTGTATCCCACAGATATTGTGCAACCCCAAAAGAAGAATCACTGCAATGTAAGCAGGTTCTAACACTGGACCGACAGACAATTCCACAGTTAACTGAAGCTGTCCTACCTTAGGTAAtacttttgagaaaaaaattccttctacATCCTCGAGGCTGATATGTGGCAAAAACATTTCAGTCAGGATCCTCAGAATACCTGCAAAGAAAAACATCGACAATGTGTAACTCTCAGAAGTATACAGCAACCTACCAGAGGAAATAAAGAActgcagaaagcaaaaccaaatcaGGTCCTTGATTCTGAGACAGGCAACAGAGCATTTGCCTTATCTGAAATGCATGAAAACACACAAATATTATCTGAAAAATCAAGGAACTGTAATAGCTCCAATATGCACAAACCCATCAAAAATAGCAGCACACTTGACTAAACTCAGTTGAAGGCTGAGCCCAACTGCCAGCCTACAGATCCGGAATTTGCCACATTCCAAACTGCAAACATTAGCAGGTTTTAGAATGCAACATAATATGCAATGTAACACTTTTAGCAACACTCACAAACAGTTACATAGGAgcctcattttcttttaactatCAGCTTTCTCACCTGGAAGATAACAGCCCAAAAGACAATAAAACACCAGATTAAAAACACCCTTTTTTGGTGCATTTAAAGATGAGAAgtagcagaaaggaaaaagcagcctTAGATGCAGAGTTTCTATAGGGGCACTTATAAAGCTTATTCAATGTGCAGTGATTGAAGGGTGCAAGGTCCAGCAGGAATGCTGAAGACTCCGAAAAGTTGTAGCAGAAGTATTTTAAGCACTGcagtgattttaattttaatgcaaTTGCAAGGCAGGGCTCCACAGGAAGAGGCACTTCTTAGCCATTACTTACGAATATGCTCAGTCAAGTCGTCAGACTCTTCATACATTGAGTAAAAACgttaaagaaaatcaaatttgtTCTGCTATGAAGGCTATCTTTAAAGCGCCCGCAGAAGCCACAGTGACTTCTATCACTGTCTCACGTTCCTATGAAATTGGTGGGGATGCTCCACAACCAACGCAGGCTGATAGCCCAGAGCACCCACAGGATCAACAAAGTTTTTCCAAAATGCATTAGAGAGTAAGTCTTGAGGggctggatttttgggattttttcggtgctttgggttttttttagagagttgggtttcttttgtttttatgggGGTAGGTGAGAGGTGTGTCGGGGATTATCTACAGTGCTAAATGAACCACACGCGATGTTCTAGACACTATGAATCTTTTATTGCAGGGAAAGGCGGTACCCGTCTCCAGCGAAATTCCCGGCATCCGGCCCCTCACGAAGATCCCACCGCTCTCCCTCACACACACTCGGCCGAACCGTGGAACTCCGAAGGAAGCACACACACCCCCGCTCCAACACCACTCGTGTGCCTttcccacagccaccccagagccctgccgGCAAGGATATCAGGAGCCGGGGCAGCACGGCGGGCAGCTCCCGGCGGCAGAGCTCCCAGTCCCAGCCGTCCAGCTCCcgcaggagcagctgggggtcCGCCTGGGACATGGCGGCGGCCGCGCTCTCCTCAGCGCGCGGCAGCGGCGGGAACAGCGGCGGGAACAGCGGCGGAGCTCCCACAAGGCCCCGCGCCCGAGGAAGCGGAAGCGGCTGCACGTGGGAGCGGCGGAGGATGGCCCGGAGCGAGCGGCGGACGCGGGTGGGTGAGGGCACGGCGCGGGGAAAGCGGGGTGGGAAACACTCCCGGAGCCCCGAACCCGGACTGCGGGGCAGCTCCGCGACTTGGGGTTGCGCCCCTCGAAACGCTGAGTCTGAAATGCGAGTTTTAGCGGAGCTGGCAGGTGTCCTAATTCCCTTGTCTGGTATGTGAGATGGGGTCAGCTTTGACGCTGTGTTTTAGTAAATATAAGTCGTTAGAGAGCGggcttttaaaattacagaatagttagggttggaagggagcccTGGAGATCATCCggtccaatccccctgccaaggcagcgTCCCCCAGAGCTGGTGACACAGCGACGCGTCCAGGTGGATTTGGAATGTTTCCAGAGGGAGACTCCACGGCTTTCCGGAGGAGCCAGGTAATAAAAATCAGGATTCTACCTCTAGACGGTTTGTGCTGATATTATTGATATATAAAACTATTTACTCTTATTTCCATCAGCAGTTCACCTGGCTCTTGGCAAGACATCTGATACTGCACCAGCGAAATACTCTGTCCTGCAACAATATCTACATTAAAGCTTGGCTGTAATAAATTAAGCTTTTACAAAACTGTTATTCctgaaaatggattttcaatttaattttgctgttgATGAAAATGAGAACAGCGAGGCAGACACTCACTTCTTACTGCTGTGCTCTCCAGAACACAAGCAGGAATCCAGGGAAAAGAGCAGGGGAACTGCCGATCttgcagcaaagcccagcccgAAGCTGGCTGCTGCTAAGCACCAGGATGAGGCAGCTTTGAAGAAGAACCTCTGTGTGAAAGCTGCCAAGGAGCACAGCATTCCCCAAGATCTCAACAAAGCATTGGAAAATAAAGTCATGGAAACAGTATTGGGCCTGTCTCATGTAAAGCTGTCTGTAGTGGAAAAGACGTGTTCAGGTGATGCTGACAGCGAAGGCATTGTGTCCAAAAGTGTTTCTTCTCACTCTGATCTCATCCCAGGAGTCTATGAAGGAGGGCTGAAAATCTGGGAATGCACCTTTGATCTCATGGACTACTTGTCTGAGGCTGAAATAGAATTTACCAACAAGACTGTATTGGATcttggctgtggggctggattGTTGGGAATTGTTGCTTTACAGGGTGAAGCTGCCAGAGTCCATTTTCAGGACTACAACAGCACAGTGATTGATGAAATAACCTTGCCTAATGTGGTGGCCAACTGTATCAGTGAAGGCAGGAGGATGGGCAGTGGGAAGGACAGAAAAGCCAGCAAACCTCCTTCAAAGAGGCCCAGAAAAGCAGAGGGCTCACCTGATGTGCTCAACagatgcagatttttttctggagaatGGTCTCAAGTCAGCCAGCTCCTGTCAAACAGCAGCAAACCCTGTGTGAAGTACGATATAATTCTCACCTCTGAGACCATCTATAATCCTGACTACTACAGTGCTTTGCATGATACACTGGCTCAGCTCCTGGACAGAAATGGCTGTGTGTATTTGGCAAGCAAAGTGCATTATTTTGGAGTTGGTGGTGGTGTCTATCTCTTTGAGAAGTTCATTGAAGACAAAAACGTGTTTAAAACCAGGATGGTTAAAACAATTGATCAGGGTCTGCAGCGATGCATTATGGAAATTGCCTTTAAAAATTCCTGTTAAAATTAAACTATTGATCTTccaaaaaataactgaaaaatgttttaatccTCATGTCTCTCTTTGCTATTTCCTCTGTTATTCTGGTTTAACGAATTAAGGATGGTGGTTGTGGAAATGTTTGACAAATTCTAGTGTTTGACTAGAAGTGAGGGATTTTTCTGATGTTGATTTTGCATAGAGTTCTGTTTAAAGCAGCATCTGTTTATGATAATTTATACACAAAGGTTAAGCAAGTCATTGTCTCCAGCCAGGCTTTCGCAttctctgtgagcagcagaactGTACAGCACAGGAATGACATACATGAGGTATTGTGGCTGAATGAGGTAAATTTAGCATCCAAAATTAGTGCAAGAGGCTTTTCCCAATGGTTGGGGTAGCCTGACTGCAGCCAGATTCAGGCAGGGACCACAgtcctctgagctctgctgctttgccaGCAGAGGGGGATGTGATTGTATTTATCACTCATGGGGAACTCAGAAATCCATGTAACATTTCCATGTGTAATGCACACATGATGTACTCAAGCTCTTTAAAGAGTGTAACAATATTAACCACCGTGGTCTTTAAATTTTCACATTCAGATTTTGTCATAGGCTAAGAAAATTTTAGCAAGGAATTAGAAAAAGCCATGCTGGTTTAGAAGCTGACTTGAAAGAATATTCTACACAAGACAAGCTCCTTCTACCAACCAACAAGCCTACAAATGAAATACTGGAGGATGATGATAGAACTGAGCTTTAGGAGATAATTGGAAAAGGAGATAAACTGTGCTGTTACAGGAGTTTAATAGATTGCTGTACTGTTTTAAAcaagatttttccagaaattatTTGCCCCTTTTTCTAAACTTGCTGGGGGTACTACTGAACATCCACACCTCTTCAATCTTCTCACAGCAGTTTGGCAGGACAGAAAGCACTCAGAAAAGCACTTCCCTAGGCTGAAGACAGTGATGTTACTGAAAGAGATCACTGCAGAACTACACAACCTGGTCTTGAGCACTCACTGCCACTGGCAACTCAAACAAAAAGAGGAAATCCACTGCATGTTTTGCCCTGGCCAAAACCAGACAGAGAGCTCTTAGACAGCTGTTGTCATCATGCACTGCTTTATCAGAAATATAAACTTGGGAGACAGTGACCACTGCTGTAAACTGAATGCAAGGATCTTCAGTGTAGAGCAGAAGGAAATAGTCTGAGGGGATGGAAAGAAACTTAGTACAGCAGTGATGTAAATCACTTTAATTACACCATCAAGTTTCCATCACTGAAGGTGCTGAAAGTCTATGCCAAGGTTCCTATTTTGAATCTCCTGCTATTAAGATAGAGTTGTAAAGGATTTCCTGCACTTCACAGAAGAGCCTTCACTACTgtttcagattattttaaagGGATCCTGTGGAAACTACTGAATTTAGCCTCTCATAGGAtaggagagagagggaaaaagtcAGTTTTGCCATGACTGCCATGGTGCTTTGGAATTTTTCTGCACCAACTCTGAAACTTAATGATGGTAACTGCTGACTACAGAGCAAGAAACAAAGAAAGTTTTAGCTTTGGCAAATCAAGAAGGTACTGTTTACAGctctttttatctttctgtcAAAACAGAGAAGCTGGAAACAAATGGGATACCATTTGTCATTTTTTCACACTCAATCCTAAGATAAATCATGGCTTGTACTGTATAGGTTGTTCTACACCTGCTAGTCTAGTGCAGTTCCAGAGAACCATACCTCAAGTAATAAGAAATGTGACATCTATGACAAAGAATATGGGTAGGAACGAGAATCTCATGTAATTTTGGATGAATAAATGAAGAAGGTACTTAAAATCTTCTACTATAACATTTCCTCTTGATAATATTCCACTATCAAACTCACCATCTTTGGTTTAATTACTGTGCCTTCACTCAGCATTTGACTCAAACATAGCTGGTTTTGTGCAAATACAGAATCAGAATTTTTAGGACTTTGAGGGAAGAATGGCAGAGCCACAATGTTATCGTGACTGCACACCTGCAAAACAAGTAACACCCACACAGCATAATTAGCTTCCAATTTCAGAATCTGATTAGAAAATGGAAGATGCTTTTCCTCAGGTTAAATCAGCACAATTAGCATTGGGACTTCCGTATTTGAGATGAGTTCTGTTCTTAGAATTCAGCAGGTCCATGCTAAGAGGAAACAGAATTCAACACTTAAGCTTTGTAGGTTGTTGATGTTTCAACTTCAAGTAATACTAATTTCCCTCATCTACATGAAGGCTTGCTCTACCTGAGAAATCCTCACCACCCTAGTGACCAGTGTCCTGCTCCTCTTCACAAACTGGAatacaagaaaataaacttttcatTGCTTTATAACACTTGTATGTATTACTTAATGACCAGGGAAATTAAATTGCCCCAAATGAAATTGCactaaaaaaaataactgaattgGGAGGTCcctcaaagtattttttttttatgacacattaaaatctttcttctatgaagaaataaaaggtaGAGATCAGCTCACTCCAAATCATCACTATTTTTCCTCCCCTCACATTTTGAACACGTCATTACAATAATAAGTCCAATGTAAGTTATGTCTTTCCTGTAAGTATTGTGTAGACAAAGATTAAAATCACTCATTAAATACCTCAGGAAACTAAATTGAAAGGCTTGTTTGTTTTAGCACAGTTATCTCTAACTGATGACTTCCATTTGAAGACTATTTGCCAGTTTTGGGAAATGAGGCTATTTAAAACTCTGGTCTGTATACTGGCAGCTACAGTTATTTTACTAAagcttaggggaaaaaaagcccttgataatggagctgggaagtgcCCAATCTGCAGGTTACTGACTTGTGTGCTATTCTTGGTTATTGGGCACACAGGCTCTGAAATCAAAATCTTGCTAAGTAAAATCAATCCTGCCATCATTACTACAGTATTTGAAGTGCAGCCAGACAACCACTGCACAGGAATTCAAAGAGAAgcacaaagagaaaagcaggcaAGGGTGCTGGAGGGGAAAATCCAGGCTGCAAGTGGGGGAATCTGGTGCCAACCAAGAGACCTACAGCACCAGGTTTAGGAGATTCTGCTCTGAGGAGATTACTGGGATGGAGACCCTGGAACTCTTCTGGTGAGGACTGGATTGAAAGGTTTGAGGATGAGAACAGAAAATTCCTCTCCACCACTGAAACAAGGGCACAGAAAGGTGACTTAAGATGGATCACAGTTGTAAGAGGGGAGTAAGAGCAGCATTTTTGGTGATAGAAACTGGCCTAAAGTGTCTCAGATTTCCTGGTTTGTACTGTTAGAGTCACTTGCATGCTGAAAAGAAAAGGCTTCCCTACACCAGCTGGGTAAGGAACCACAGAAAAGGGAAGACTATATAATACAGAATATAGCACCATCCAGAA belongs to Haemorhous mexicanus isolate bHaeMex1 chromosome 9, bHaeMex1.pri, whole genome shotgun sequence and includes:
- the METTL18 gene encoding histidine protein methyltransferase 1 homolog, with the translated sequence MDFQFNFAVDENENSEADTHFLLLCSPEHKQESREKSRGTADLAAKPSPKLAAAKHQDEAALKKNLCVKAAKEHSIPQDLNKALENKVMETVLGLSHVKLSVVEKTCSGDADSEGIVSKSVSSHSDLIPGVYEGGLKIWECTFDLMDYLSEAEIEFTNKTVLDLGCGAGLLGIVALQGEAARVHFQDYNSTVIDEITLPNVVANCISEGRRMGSGKDRKASKPPSKRPRKAEGSPDVLNRCRFFSGEWSQVSQLLSNSSKPCVKYDIILTSETIYNPDYYSALHDTLAQLLDRNGCVYLASKVHYFGVGGGVYLFEKFIEDKNVFKTRMVKTIDQGLQRCIMEIAFKNSC